In Aminivibrio pyruvatiphilus, one genomic interval encodes:
- a CDS encoding O-antigen ligase family protein, with protein MKIKNSSMLSLFVISAFLSLAVSHGPFYLFHAVAILYVLLLILRGGTHEIKLSRLALPLLFVVVFSFFSTIWAPNAVNALRYSTYLLIGFVIFVTLSSNIPSIDILNKIFRSFLIISSLDIFVSLLEIFTSFRPPVSPYSEGFVPTGFHWNPNNLAAVMVLILPFFLFSHKFAFKYIGSIAIVMIIFAIDSRGNLLALAFLLLLWFFFYMKSKKRIRVTMAFCLCVFGLIVLPEFKGVPINILESKISGTIHSFSRYVSFSSQVGPGDSISTRRFLIYNGIKALKDTFGWGLGAGGDQILQGSLGSEITSMHAFWLEILVNLGISVGGIFILWYFYIAFRLFYVFKKSRLPSLRYYSGSLSLGLLGFSVGAMSASSVIYVLPMWLALGLGCATIKLAKKNGSLE; from the coding sequence ATGAAGATAAAAAACAGCTCAATGCTATCTTTATTCGTAATTTCTGCATTTTTGAGTCTGGCTGTTAGCCATGGGCCTTTTTATCTCTTTCACGCAGTAGCCATCCTTTACGTATTGCTACTCATTCTTCGAGGGGGAACGCATGAGATTAAATTATCTCGATTGGCACTTCCTTTGCTTTTCGTTGTTGTTTTTTCTTTTTTTTCAACAATCTGGGCTCCAAATGCCGTTAATGCTCTTCGTTATTCAACCTATTTACTAATTGGTTTTGTTATCTTTGTTACACTTTCTTCAAATATTCCATCTATCGACATTCTTAATAAGATCTTTCGGTCTTTTCTAATAATTTCTTCATTAGATATATTCGTTTCACTGCTGGAAATTTTTACATCTTTTCGCCCCCCCGTTTCCCCTTATTCCGAGGGATTTGTACCAACTGGCTTTCATTGGAACCCGAATAATTTGGCTGCTGTCATGGTGCTGATACTTCCTTTTTTCCTTTTTTCCCATAAATTTGCTTTTAAATATATCGGTAGCATTGCAATAGTAATGATCATTTTTGCAATAGACTCAAGAGGTAATCTTCTTGCTCTCGCATTTCTTCTATTACTTTGGTTTTTCTTTTATATGAAGAGCAAGAAAAGAATTCGGGTTACCATGGCATTCTGCCTTTGTGTATTTGGACTAATAGTTTTGCCTGAATTCAAGGGAGTTCCTATTAATATTTTGGAAAGTAAAATTTCTGGTACAATTCATAGTTTTTCTCGATATGTTTCTTTTTCTTCGCAAGTGGGGCCTGGCGATTCTATTTCGACCAGACGTTTTTTAATTTACAACGGGATCAAAGCTTTAAAAGATACTTTTGGATGGGGACTGGGGGCTGGAGGCGACCAGATTCTTCAAGGTTCTTTGGGTTCAGAAATAACGAGTATGCATGCATTCTGGTTGGAAATTCTCGTGAATTTAGGAATTTCAGTCGGTGGTATTTTTATTTTATGGTATTTTTATATCGCTTTTAGATTGTTTTACGTCTTTAAGAAATCACGTTTACCTTCATTAAGGTATTACAGTGGTAGCTTATCTTTGGGTTTACTTGGTTTTTCTGTTGGAGCAATGAGTGCCAGTTCAGTCATATATGTTTTA